One Nerophis lumbriciformis linkage group LG19, RoL_Nlum_v2.1, whole genome shotgun sequence DNA segment encodes these proteins:
- the h2bk1 gene encoding histone H2B type 2-K1, translating to MSNDISKKKGKSSGEKRAKRRVKRKETYAMYIYKVLKQVHPDTGISSRAMSIMNSFVNDLFERIATEASRLAQYNKRSTITSREVQTAVRLLLPGELAKHAVSEGTKAVTKYTSSK from the exons ATGTCTAATGACATTTCTAAGAAGAAGGGCAAAAGTTCCGGTGAAAAAAGGGCGAAGAGAAGGGTGAAGCGGAAAGAGACATACGCCATGTATATCTATAAAGTGTTGAAACAG GTTCACCCGGACACGGGCATCTCCAGCCGGGCCATGAGCATCATGAACTCCTTCGTCAACGACTTGTTCGAGAGGATCGCCACGGAGGCCTCCCGCTTGGCGCAGTACAACAAGCGCTCCACCATCACCAGCCGGGAGGTGCAGACCGCCGTGCGGCTGCTTCTGCCCGGGGAGCTGGCCAAGCACGCCGTGTCCGAGGGCACCAAAGCGGTCACCAAGTACACCAGCTCAAAGTGA